GAACAACGCCTCCGACACGCTGCGGAACCCGTGCGCGTGCTCGGCGATGCCCGGGATCGGCAGCAACTTGTTGACGCTGCCGACCGCGATGATCAGCCGGTCGTACTCGAGCCCGCGCGACGTGCCCTCCGGGTCCACGTACGTCAGCTTGCGGTCGTCCAGCGCCAGGGCCGTCACCTCGCCGAGCGCGAGCCGGATACCGGGCAGCGCGGCGGGCAGCGACACGGTGACGCGCCGCGGGTCGATCACCGCGGCCGCGACCTCGGGCAGCAGCGGCAGGTACAGGAAGTAGTCGGTGCGGTTGACCAGCACGATCTCCGTGCCGGAATCCGGCGGGGGCGTCTTGAGCAGTGCACGGGCCGCCGAAAAGCCCGCGAAACCGCCGCCGACGATCACGATGCGCTTGGTCACGACGCCTCCCAGGGGCGGTCAGGGCACGATCGAATCCACGTATCCCCCGTCCACGCGCACCGCTGCCCCGGTCGTCGCCGAGGCCTGCGGCGAGCTGAGGTAGACCACCATGTTCGCGATCTCCTCCGGCTCGATCAGGCGCTGCAGCAACGACTGCGGCCGGTGCACGCGCATGAACTCCTTCTGCGCCTCGTCCCACGGCAGGTTCCGGTCGACGAGCTGGTACACGAAGTCCTCCACGCCGCCGGTGTGCGTCGGCCCGGCGATCACGGCGTTCACGGTCACCCCGGTGCCCGCGGCGGCCTTCGCGAACCCGCGGGACACGCCCAGCAGCGCCGTTTTCGACATGCCGTAGTGGATCATCTCCGCGGGGATGACGATCGCCGAGTCGCTCGCGATGTACTGGACGCGGCCCCAGCCCCGCTCGGTCATGCCGGGCAGGTAGGCGCGGGTGAGCCGCACCGCGGCGAGCACGTTCACCTCGAAGTAACGGCGCCACTCGTCGTCAGTGATCTCCAGCGGATCGGCCGAGTTGAAGATGCCCAGGTTGTTGACCAGGATGTCGGCACGCGGCAGCTGGTCCACCGCGTCCCGCGCGCCCTGCTCGCTCGCGAGGTCGGCGACCACCGGCACCACCTGGGCGTCGGGCACCTCGGTGGTCAGCTGCTCGATCGCCTTCGTCACCTTGTCCGCGCCGCGACCGTTCACGGCGACCCGGGCGCCCGCCCGCGCCAGCCCGAGCGCGATCGCCGCGCCGATGCCCTGCGTGGAACCGGTGACCAGGGCCGTCCTCCCGCTCAGATCGAGACGCATGCAGCGATGGTATGGGCGCCGGGCCGGGGCCGCAGGGCTTCACCCGGCGGCCGCGGCGAAGATGAAGCAGCCGTAGGCGACGTTGCGGCTGTGCACCTCGACACCCCGGGCGCGGCCGGCACCTCGCCGAGCGCGGCGACAGGGTGGGTGCCGTCGTGCAGGGTGGTCCAGCCGCGGTGGTCGTACGCGCGCAGCACCTGCGGCCGGCTCAGCCACTCCCGCGGGTACTCCTCCGTGCGCGCCGGCCCGCCGCAGTCCCTGGAGTCGGCGTGGATTCGCTCGACCGGGCGACCCGACAGTGATCATGGCGCCAAGCTGACGGTTTTCCGACGTCGCGTCAGCTGCCCGTGGCCACCTCACGGACCTCGGCGGCGGTCAGCTCGCGGCCGTACAGCCGGAAGTCGGCGACCGCGCCGTCCAGGTAGGGGTGCTTGGCGTTCTGCGAGCGGCCCAGGTAGTTGAGCTGCGTCGCGCCGAGCAGCAGCGGGCTCATGCGTGGTGCCGGGTTCTCGCCGGTCAGCTCGCCGTCGAAGTACAACCGGATCCGCTCGCCCAGCGTCACCGCTACGTGCGTCCACACCCCGGCGGTCAAGGGCACCGCGGCGTCGGCGAAGTCCTCGCCCTCCATGCCGGCCAGCTTCATCGCGAAGCGGGCCCGCCCGAGGCCGGTGCGTGGCGTGAGGAAGGCGTAGGACTGGGCGTTGAACCCGAGATCGAACACGCGCGTGGAGTTCACGATGGTGTCGGCCCGCACCCACATCGCGATCGTCGCCCCGGTGAGGTTCGCCAGCAGCCCCGACGGCAACCGCACGTGGGCGCCGGCGCCGTTGAGCTCCACGCCGCGGTCACCGAACACCGCGCCGCCGGCGAGCTCCGCGTCCGGCCACCGGCCGCTGCTCTCCCGGGCGTCGCGCAGCGGGAACACGGCCACCGTCCGCGGCGCGGGACGCGACGGCGGCAGCGCGAAGTACACGCTGTAGTGCTCGTGGTGCACGTCCAGGAACGGGCTCAGCCGCAGCCGCTGGTCCCCGGCCTGCACGCTGAACTCCACGCGTCCCGGCTCGCGCCGCAGCGACCTCGGGTCGACCGTGGGGATCACCGCGGGCACGGTGTCGCCGTGGCGGGCGGCGAGCACCAGCGGGCCGTAGGTGAGGGCGTGCACGGCCGGGTTGTCCGGCGCCGGCCGCCACTCCACAGTCATCGGCAGCCGCAGCTCCACCACGTCCCCGTCGCGCCACCGCCGCCGCACCACGGCGAACCGGCCGGGCTCGGCGCGCACCGCCTCGCCGTTGACGAACAGCTTCGCGTGCGTGGCCCAGGACGGGATCCGCACCCGCAGCGCGAACGCGCCGGAACCGGACACGTGCAGCCGCACGGTTTCGTCGTAGGGGTACTCGGTCTCCAGCCGGATCCGGGCGCCGCCGTGGTCCACTTCGGATGGGATGAACTGGTTGACCCACAACCCGTCGTCGGCGGCGTAGTAGACGTTCTCGGCGTACTTCACGTGCGTCTCCAGGCCGGTGCCGTGGTCGCAGGTGAAGTTGCCGTAGTCGCTGGAGTACGTGCCGGGGTCCGACACCACGCCGTCCTTGCCCTTGCGCTGTGCGCCGGGGACGAGGCCGGTGTAGTAGGTGACGAACCCGTGCGCGGAGTCCGGGTCCTGCTCCCCCAGCATCTGGTTGAGCAGGGTCCACTCCGAGTAGTCCAGGTAGTCGGTGCGCGACGGGTCCCGCAGGAACAGCAGGCGGCTCAGCTTCAGCATGTTGTAGCTGTTGCAGTTCTCGCAGGTGTTCTCGCCGAGCTGGCTGACGATCTGGTCGGGCGGGCCGAAGAACTCGGCGTTGGCGTTGCCGCCGATGACATAGGTGTGGTGGTGCACGACCTGGTCCCAGAAGTAGGTCGCGATCGTGCGGTAGTACTCCTCGCCGGTGGCGTCCCATTCGACGGCCGCGCCGACGATCTTGGCGATGTCGGTGTTGGCGTGCCGCCCGGCGAGCGTGTCCCGCCGCTGGGACAGCGGCACGAAGATCTCGTCGTGGTCGAACAGCTTCGCGGTCTCCAGGTGCTGCCGGTCACCCGTCACCAGGGCGAGGCTCGCCAGGGTCTCGTTCATGCCGCCGAACTCGGTGTGCAGCACCTTCTGCTGCGCCTCGCGCGACAGGTTCGCCATGCGGGCGCGAGCCCACCGCGCCATGCCGAGCAGCACGTCGAGCGCCTGGCGGTTGCCGAGCAGGCGGTACTGGTCGAGCAGCCCGGCCATGATCTTGTGGATGGTGTAGTAGGGCGCCCACACGACCTTGCCCGCTTCGAGATCGGCGAACGCCTGCTCGGGGAAGGCTGACAGGTAGCCCTCGGTGAACCCGGCGGCGGGCGCGGCGGCCTGGCATTCGGCCAGCGCGGCGACGATCCGCGCTCCCTTGCCGGCCAGCTCGGTGTCGCCGGTGTTCGCGGCCGCCAGGGCCAGGCCGGACAGCAGGTGGCCGGTGGTGTGGCCGCGCAGCTGGATGCCCGGCGCCTCCCAGCCACCGCAGGGTTCGGCCGTGCTGGGCAGGCCCGCGGTGACCCGGAACATGTGCAGCAGCCGGTCGGCGTCGACGAACCGCAGGTACGCGACGGTCCGCTCCATGTTCTGCCGGTAGCGCGAGTCGAGCAGGCGGACCCGGCCGAGTTCGAGCGGGCGCGGCCGGGCGGTGTCCGCGGTCGCGGCGGCGGGTGGCAGCGCCGCCACCAGCCCCGCCGCCGCGGCCAGCCCGAACACGCCGCGACGGGTGAACGCGGTCATCGGATCTCCTCCTGGCGGTAGGGCACGAGCCGGGCCGGGCCCACCAGCCCGTAGGCCTGACGGGTGGCGATCCCGAACACGGCGGGGTTGCTCACGCGCAGCCGGTTGAGCAGGGTCGTGGCGACCTCGACCTCGATGGTGTTGCGGCCGGGACGCAGCCACGGCCCGACGTCCACCACCGGGTCGAGCACGTCGGCGGGCGGCAGGGCGCGGCCGTTGACGGTGACGCGGTAGGTGTCGAACACCTCGCCGAGTTCGAGGTAGGCGCCGAGGCCGGGACGCCACGAACCGAGGTCGACCGTCGTGCGGTAGCGGCCGACACCGGAGACGTCCTGCAGTTCCGGGATCGCCGACCAGGCGTCGAGGGCGGTCAGGCTGAGCCGGTGCGTCGTCTTGACCGTCTCGGTGGGCGTCGCGCCCGGCTGCCAGTCCTCGACCTCGAGGTCCCACGCGGTCAGCGGCACCGGCGCGGGCACCGCATCCACGGTGGTGCGGACGACGCGGCCGGTGGACAACGTGGTCGAGTAGGCGCCGGCCGCGGTGGCGCGCAGGACCAGCTTGCCGCCGTCGAACCGGACCTCGCCGTCGGAGGCGGTGGCGTGCGGGGCGCGGTCGCCGGGGCCGAAGCCGATCAGCATCGACTGCCCCGGGTTGAGCGCGACCCGCACGCGCACCCGGTCGCCGGTGCGCTCGAACCGGCCGATGCGCTCGACACGCCCCGTCCACGCGTCGAGCAGGTACGGCACGGCCGAGCGGTCGCGGGAGGTGAGCCAGACGTCCTGGTCCACGGCGTTGATCCGGCGGTTCTCCGCGTGCCGGGCATTGGCGAGGTAGTAGTAGTCCACGCCGTCGTCGACCCGGTGCACGGTCATGATCGTCGAGCGGTCGTACTCGACGTCGCGGGTCACGCCGAGGTCGGCGAGCGCGCCGGGGATGCCGTTGGCGTCCGCGGCCACCCGCACCCGCGGCTGGGCGACGAGCTGGGCCAGCAGGGTCCGGAGCTGGTCGTTCTCGCCGGGCAGGGCGATGCCGGCGGCGTGCACGTCGGTCCAGCTGCCGACCACCACGACCGGCAGGCCGGCGCGGGCGAGGTCGAGCAGCCGCTGCGCGGCGTGCACGGACAGGGTGTGTTCCTTGTTGCGGAAGATGTCGCCGTCGAGGACCAGCGCCTTGTACGCCGGACCGTCGGGGGCGAGGCGGCCGTCGCGCACGACCGCGCTGGGCAGGTCGAGCATCGCCTCGCTGAGGAAGCCGTGGGTCCAGCCGACGGGGATGCCGTCGTTGGTCGCCCACGGCGCGCCGATGCCGGTGGAGGTCCAGCCCTTCTGCCGGAAGAACGCGATGTCGGTCTTCTGGACCCCGGCGCGCAGCACGAGTTGCGTGCGGGCGAACCAGCCGGCGATGTCGGGCACGTGGCCCCAGGTCGGCTGGCGCGGGCCCCACGCCTCGGCGTAGCCGATGCCGTTGCCGTTGTAGGGCGAGAACGCCGCGAAACCCGGCCACGCCGCGCCAGGCGCCGACGCGTAGGAAAACCCGTGCAGGACGGCCTGGTTGACCCCACCGGCGAACACGCTGCCCATCGTCTGCAGCACCTTGTCCCAGGTCGTGCTGTAGGCGCCGTTGGCGTAGGCGGCGGACTCGCACGACAGCAGCTGCCGTCCGCCCATGTCGCGGCCGGAAGCGAGCACGCGGTAGTCGTCGAGGTTCTTGAAGCCAAGCGACTCGCTCTCCGGCACGTCGAGCAGCGCGGCGCTGCGGATCGCGTCGGTGGGCAGTCCGTAGGGCTGGACGCGCAGGGTCATGCCGAGGCTGTGCGCGAAGTCGCGCAGCGGGAGCAGGTGGTTGTCGTGGTAGAGGTCGGAGAGGACCTGGTTGTGGTCGTCGCGGACGTGGTTGGTCGTCTCGGCGTCGAAGGTGAACGGGTACTTTTCGTTGCGCTGCACGATGACCGGCAGGTACGGCAGCAGGTCGTAGCCGGCGCGGCGGCGGAACTCGGCGAGGTGATCGGGTGTCCAGGGGGTCGCCTCGGTCTCGATCTCCAGCGAGTCCTCGAACAGGTCGCCGCCGGTCTCGCGGAGCAGGCGGCGGATCGCAGGGGTGAGGATGACCGAGTTCCACACGTCGATCACCGCCTGTACGCCGGCGCGGCTGAAGTGGTCGACGACGTAGGACGCCGGCTCGGTGTGCGGGCCGGCTTCCGGTT
The window above is part of the Amycolatopsis thermoflava N1165 genome. Proteins encoded here:
- a CDS encoding SDR family NAD(P)-dependent oxidoreductase, which gives rise to MRLDLSGRTALVTGSTQGIGAAIALGLARAGARVAVNGRGADKVTKAIEQLTTEVPDAQVVPVVADLASEQGARDAVDQLPRADILVNNLGIFNSADPLEITDDEWRRYFEVNVLAAVRLTRAYLPGMTERGWGRVQYIASDSAIVIPAEMIHYGMSKTALLGVSRGFAKAAAGTGVTVNAVIAGPTHTGGVEDFVYQLVDRNLPWDEAQKEFMRVHRPQSLLQRLIEPEEIANMVVYLSSPQASATTGAAVRVDGGYVDSIVP
- a CDS encoding beta-L-arabinofuranosidase domain-containing protein, which produces MTAFTRRGVFGLAAAAGLVAALPPAAATADTARPRPLELGRVRLLDSRYRQNMERTVAYLRFVDADRLLHMFRVTAGLPSTAEPCGGWEAPGIQLRGHTTGHLLSGLALAAANTGDTELAGKGARIVAALAECQAAAPAAGFTEGYLSAFPEQAFADLEAGKVVWAPYYTIHKIMAGLLDQYRLLGNRQALDVLLGMARWARARMANLSREAQQKVLHTEFGGMNETLASLALVTGDRQHLETAKLFDHDEIFVPLSQRRDTLAGRHANTDIAKIVGAAVEWDATGEEYYRTIATYFWDQVVHHHTYVIGGNANAEFFGPPDQIVSQLGENTCENCNSYNMLKLSRLLFLRDPSRTDYLDYSEWTLLNQMLGEQDPDSAHGFVTYYTGLVPGAQRKGKDGVVSDPGTYSSDYGNFTCDHGTGLETHVKYAENVYYAADDGLWVNQFIPSEVDHGGARIRLETEYPYDETVRLHVSGSGAFALRVRIPSWATHAKLFVNGEAVRAEPGRFAVVRRRWRDGDVVELRLPMTVEWRPAPDNPAVHALTYGPLVLAARHGDTVPAVIPTVDPRSLRREPGRVEFSVQAGDQRLRLSPFLDVHHEHYSVYFALPPSRPAPRTVAVFPLRDARESSGRWPDAELAGGAVFGDRGVELNGAGAHVRLPSGLLANLTGATIAMWVRADTIVNSTRVFDLGFNAQSYAFLTPRTGLGRARFAMKLAGMEGEDFADAAVPLTAGVWTHVAVTLGERIRLYFDGELTGENPAPRMSPLLLGATQLNYLGRSQNAKHPYLDGAVADFRLYGRELTAAEVREVATGS
- a CDS encoding glycosyl hydrolase; its protein translation is MTFVPGGTVYSGPPPAAVEPPEEGVHKQDLLAVQVAKVVGSTTAATVTLDPATVRTLGDGETWTAPEGTWAVIAYWLRGAAQQPEAGPHTEPASYVVDHFSRAGVQAVIDVWNSVILTPAIRRLLRETGGDLFEDSLEIETEATPWTPDHLAEFRRRAGYDLLPYLPVIVQRNEKYPFTFDAETTNHVRDDHNQVLSDLYHDNHLLPLRDFAHSLGMTLRVQPYGLPTDAIRSAALLDVPESESLGFKNLDDYRVLASGRDMGGRQLLSCESAAYANGAYSTTWDKVLQTMGSVFAGGVNQAVLHGFSYASAPGAAWPGFAAFSPYNGNGIGYAEAWGPRQPTWGHVPDIAGWFARTQLVLRAGVQKTDIAFFRQKGWTSTGIGAPWATNDGIPVGWTHGFLSEAMLDLPSAVVRDGRLAPDGPAYKALVLDGDIFRNKEHTLSVHAAQRLLDLARAGLPVVVVGSWTDVHAAGIALPGENDQLRTLLAQLVAQPRVRVAADANGIPGALADLGVTRDVEYDRSTIMTVHRVDDGVDYYYLANARHAENRRINAVDQDVWLTSRDRSAVPYLLDAWTGRVERIGRFERTGDRVRVRVALNPGQSMLIGFGPGDRAPHATASDGEVRFDGGKLVLRATAAGAYSTTLSTGRVVRTTVDAVPAPVPLTAWDLEVEDWQPGATPTETVKTTHRLSLTALDAWSAIPELQDVSGVGRYRTTVDLGSWRPGLGAYLELGEVFDTYRVTVNGRALPPADVLDPVVDVGPWLRPGRNTIEVEVATTLLNRLRVSNPAVFGIATRQAYGLVGPARLVPYRQEEIR